Within the Barnesiella intestinihominis YIT 11860 genome, the region TAATAAACATCCGTAACTTATCTATTAAAATACAGGCCACCATAATAATCAAGGCCAAAAACAATAAATTTATAAATAATATATAATTACTATCAGCCATATTACTTAACGAATTTATATAATTATATAATTTACAAGAAATGTAATTATGCTCATGTATCAAATAGATTGATAAAGCAGACGAAGCCATCCAGTTCACATAACAGTTTTTAAATGTTAGACTTCTAAACAATAGAAAAAAAGCAATAGCAGCTGAAATAACAAATGGACTATTATAAGGAAAGCACAATAAAGAAACCCATTTTACATTGATATTCATCAGTAAAATGCTTATTCCAATAAGAGAAATTACAGCTACATTCATTAAATATAATGCAATGCTAAACCGTATTTTAATAAATCCAATATACAAGGCAACAAATCGTCCTATAAAATAAAGGAAAATAAAATTCATCACATTATATCCATCTTGATTAATACTTCCTTTCCATAAATATCCGAAATAAAAAGTCAAAATTGAACCGATCAACAATAAAGCAATAAATACTTTCCTATTTTTAGAAATTGAATCAATCACAATATTCAATATCGGAGACAGAATAAACAAATAAACATAACATTGTATAAACCACCATTTAGAATTGGAAAAGACTAAAAATGAAAAGAGAAATTCTTTTATAGAAAATTGGCCTGTTTCATAAAATGAAAATAAGGTTAAAAACACACTATAAAAGGCACACAATACATACAAATGAATAAAACCTTTCCACTTCGCTTTTATTCCAAAATATCCAGATATTAAAACAAAACAATCAACAGCAATTACCAAAAAACTATTCATTATTGTTAACCATACAGATGGAGCAGTAACAAACTCCGACCCATGAACAATAAAATGATGCAACAAAATGAACAGCATACATACCAATCGTAACAATTCTATATTAGAATCTCTCCCTAAATTATTTTGGCACGATTTTTGCCCCCCCCCTAAATTGTTCTTGCATAATTACTCTTTTATTAATTTTTGAAATAGATTATCCCATTTTTGATAAATTACTTCCGACGAATATTCCCGTTTCAGTTTCTCGAAAGCCTTCTCACCCAATCGGGCAATCTCGTCGGGACGGTTCCACAACGATACCACTTTTCGCTCCAAATCATCTAGATTATTAGGCTCGAACAAGTCTCCTATCGCCTGCTCTCCCCGACCGATAATCTCGGTAAAACCACCATGAGCCGGCCCGATAGTAGGTTTACCGTAACAAGCAGCTTCAAGAATAGCCATAGGGAACCCCTCGTAACAGCGACTGGGCATCACGACAAAACGGGAATGACAAATAAAGTCCGAAAGCTCTTCCTGCTGTAAATATCCCATGAACTCGACATTACCGGGAATCTCCATATCGCTTTGTTCCCGCTTAGCCCCGGCAAATCGAAACGGAATAGACGGGTTTCTGCGAGCTACTTCTATCAATAAGTCGTATCCTTTTTCATAACTCAATCGCCCGATGTACGCCACATAATTACCCCCGGTTAAATCATACGAGGCCGGAGCATCGATACCATTCGGAATAACCGTTACCCTTTCGGCTTCATATCCGGCAGCGATCAACTTCTGTCGTTGAAAATCGGTAATGCAAGCAAACGCAGCTACATTCTTTCGATAAGCACCTGTCCAACGGGCATATACATTGCGAAGGGTATATCCAATCGATTTTAATCGACTACATTCGCAGTTATATCGTACACAACTCCACTCATTACCTCGCTCCAAACACACTTCACACGGCAAACCATCACGCATAAATAATCCCGTGGGACAAATCAATCGGAAATTATGTATAGTCATAACGATCGGAACTCCGGCCTTTTTACACTCGAAAAGTGCAGCCGGACTGATAAACGGATACAGATTGTGCACACTCACAATATCGGGACGTTCCCGTCGCAAGGCATCCCGCATACCTCGCACTCCGGACGATGAATAAATCCCCGACAAGAATCCCTTTATCTTCCCAACGGCCGATTCTCTTACCCCCTCGGTTGTCCGGCGATAAAACGCCACCTCATGACCGTGAGACATAAGCATGTCTGCCATCTTATCGACAACAGCCTCTTCCCCGCTATACTTCCCATAATTATTATGGACAATAAGGATTTTCATAATTAATAAGAATATGTAGTCTATCAAGATAGAAATAAAATTTTTTCTTTATAAACTTGGCTTATTCTCTCCCAATTAAATAAATCCCTTTCCTTAAAATTATTTTCACCCATTTGATAAATCATATTTTGATGAGTATACAAATAATCAAATTTTTCTACCAAATCCTTTTGAGAAGTATATATATAACCATTTACACCATTTTGTATTATATCATTGGCTATTCCAACGGGGGTTGAAATAACACATCGTCCTAATACAAAAGGTTCAACAATACTCTGTCCAAAAGTCTCACTATTGCTCGAAACTATTCCTATATTACTTTTCAAGTACAATAATCGTACATCTTCCTTACAAAGTAAACCCGGGAACTCCACTCGATTTGAAATACCTAATCTTTCTGTTAAACCTTTCATTTCACTCAATAAATCACCAGCCCCAGGAAGTACTAACTTTGAATCATTATCATTTGTCCGCCTGATATGCTCTGCAAAAGCCCGAATAATGATATCTTGATTTTTACCATGTCTAAACTGAGCAGGAAAAATCATTTGCAAACCATTTTGAGGTAACGGACAATAATTTCCTGAGAAAAAAGAAGTAGATACTCCTAACGGCAATAATTCAATTTTATAAGACAATAGCTTAAATTTTTTACGCAAATAGCCACTCATGCAAATTACTTTATCCGCAAAACACAATAATCCCAATCCAATTATTACTTGTGCTACATAAGATTTCAATAAATGATTATGACGAAATCCATGTAGAGTATATATAATTCGAATTTTTTGCTTAAAGCATAATTTGAATTTAACATAAGCCATCAATGCTAACTGCCAATTATTTTGTACATGAACAACTCGTATCTTATTCTTAACCATTATATCAATTAAAGAAATCGCTAATTCCTTAAATTTTTCATGTCTGTCTAGACCATCAATCCGAAAGATCGGAATAGCCTCTATTTTTATTTTCTCCGACAATCCAGATTCTTGTTCATTTTCTCCGGCAACAGCACATACTTCAATACCATATCGATAAAGCGCTATCAACTCATCGGCCAAAAGCGTACTTAACCCTATTTTAAAATCTGATGCAAAGAACAGCAACTTACTCATAATCATTATTTATAATTTGCTCCAATAATTTTATATTTTTCTCCCAATTATGTTGTTCTTGTACATATCTATATGCAATCAAAGTTTTTTGACGTATTTCTTGACTATTATTAGCAATATATTTTATAGCGTCCTCACATTCCTGATAATTATGATACGTTAAATAAGCATCTTTAATTGAAGAAAAAGGATACATATTATGGTCCAAACCCAATACTATTTTTTTATACGCAAATGCGTCTAACACTTTATTCAAAATTCCACATTCCTTACGAACAGTTGTTATGTATATATCGATAGAATTAAAAAAATCACATAAATTTTCTACTTCACCCAAAAATATTATCCGATTTCTATCAAAATACTCTTTAACTGTATTATCCGCACCTCGGCCTGCAGCTATAACTTTTAACTGAGGATATTTCAATCTTAATTTAGGAAGATAAGATTTTACAAACCAGT harbors:
- a CDS encoding glycosyltransferase family 4 protein, whose protein sequence is MSKLLFFASDFKIGLSTLLADELIALYRYGIEVCAVAGENEQESGLSEKIKIEAIPIFRIDGLDRHEKFKELAISLIDIMVKNKIRVVHVQNNWQLALMAYVKFKLCFKQKIRIIYTLHGFRHNHLLKSYVAQVIIGLGLLCFADKVICMSGYLRKKFKLLSYKIELLPLGVSTSFFSGNYCPLPQNGLQMIFPAQFRHGKNQDIIIRAFAEHIRRTNDNDSKLVLPGAGDLLSEMKGLTERLGISNRVEFPGLLCKEDVRLLYLKSNIGIVSSNSETFGQSIVEPFVLGRCVISTPVGIANDIIQNGVNGYIYTSQKDLVEKFDYLYTHQNMIYQMGENNFKERDLFNWERISQVYKEKILFLS
- a CDS encoding acyltransferase family protein, with translation MLRLVCMLFILLHHFIVHGSEFVTAPSVWLTIMNSFLVIAVDCFVLISGYFGIKAKWKGFIHLYVLCAFYSVFLTLFSFYETGQFSIKEFLFSFLVFSNSKWWFIQCYVYLFILSPILNIVIDSISKNRKVFIALLLIGSILTFYFGYLWKGSINQDGYNVMNFIFLYFIGRFVALYIGFIKIRFSIALYLMNVAVISLIGISILLMNINVKWVSLLCFPYNSPFVISAAIAFFLLFRSLTFKNCYVNWMASSALSIYLIHEHNYISCKLYNYINSLSNMADSNYILFINLLFLALIIMVACILIDKLRMFITNPIERLILKINWDGYTNKLVTKIDNWIG
- a CDS encoding glycosyltransferase family 4 protein, with the protein product MKILIVHNNYGKYSGEEAVVDKMADMLMSHGHEVAFYRRTTEGVRESAVGKIKGFLSGIYSSSGVRGMRDALRRERPDIVSVHNLYPFISPAALFECKKAGVPIVMTIHNFRLICPTGLFMRDGLPCEVCLERGNEWSCVRYNCECSRLKSIGYTLRNVYARWTGAYRKNVAAFACITDFQRQKLIAAGYEAERVTVIPNGIDAPASYDLTGGNYVAYIGRLSYEKGYDLLIEVARRNPSIPFRFAGAKREQSDMEIPGNVEFMGYLQQEELSDFICHSRFVVMPSRCYEGFPMAILEAACYGKPTIGPAHGGFTEIIGRGEQAIGDLFEPNNLDDLERKVVSLWNRPDEIARLGEKAFEKLKREYSSEVIYQKWDNLFQKLIKE